The following proteins are co-located in the Apium graveolens cultivar Ventura chromosome 5, ASM990537v1, whole genome shotgun sequence genome:
- the LOC141661416 gene encoding transcription factor DICHOTOMA-like, whose translation MLSSSTSNITNNEPLFQIPSIFRNEDDTFVQVQQDLTAHFPNIVHVADFLLPHNLNQDISINLDHKNNVGLDGNALICDPLLINLDHPRWKKPDAVINKHRHRKIVTAQGSRDRRVRLSIQIARRFFDLQDNLGYDKASQTISWLLDKSKSAIEEIAKIKQSRCTIATTELEKDIEAGEIGGSLKRNSSVSSSSTSSGAKEIEVSMQQQHSIYLAKQLRAKARERARERTKAKMSVKKLVELQKVGSDFGAKIPNSWHQLSYFSSSEKRHLIAESFSTTKKLNVLQNFTAYQQNFTSSRQVPSSTIITRNWEKSNNVSQESPSATGYGSYVYD comes from the exons ATGCTTTCCTCCAGCACCAGCAACATTACCAACAATGAACCCCTATTTCAAATTCCTTCGATTTTCAGAAACGAGGATGATACTTTTGTTCAAGTTCAACAAGATCTCACTGCACACTTCCCCAATATTGTACATGTTGCTGATTTTCTACTTCCGCATAATTTGAATCAAGATATTAGTATCAATCTCGATCATAAGAACAATGTGGGTTTGGATGGGAATGCCCTTATTTGTGACCCTTTGTTGATAAACTTAGATCATCCTCGGTGGAAGAAACCTGATGCTGTTATTAACAAACACAGGCATAGGAAAATTGTCACGGCTCAAGGTTCGAGGGACAGGAGAGTAAGATTGTCAATCCAAATTGCCCGCAGGTTCTTTGATCTTCAAGACAATCTAGGTTATGATAAAGCAAGCCAAACCATTTCTTGGCTCCTCGACAAATCAAAGTCGGCTATTGAGGAGATAGCCAAAATCAAGCAAAGCCGCTGCACTATTGCTACAACTGAACTGGAAAAAGATATTGAAGCTGGTGAAATTGGAGGTAGCTTAAAAAGAAATTCATCAGTAAGTAGTAGTAGTACTAGTAGTGGTGCCAAAGAGATCGAGGTCTCAATGCAACAACAACATTCTATTTATCTTGCAAAACAGTTGAGGGCCAAAGCAAGAGAAAGAGCAAGAGAAAGAACAAAAGCAAAAATGTCGGTTAAAAAGCTCGTTGAACTACAGAAAGTAGGTTCCGATTTTGGGGCTAAAATCCCAAACTCATGGCATCAGTTGAGCTACTTCAGTAGTAGTGAAAAGAGACATTTAATAGCAGAATCATTTTCAACCACGAAAAAGTTGAATGTACTTCAGAACTTCACAGCTTATCAGCAAAACTTTACAAGCTCAAGACAAGTGCCATCATCTACGATTATTACCAGGAATTGGGAAAAAAGTAACAATGTTTCACAGGAGAGTCCATCAGCGACAG GTTATGGGAGTTACGTATACGACTGA